The region ACTCCGACGAGTTCAACGCCGCCCTGGAAAAACATTACGGCGTCGACAGCCGCGCGCGCACCTTCTTCGCGGTGCACGGTAAAGTCGACATGGAGCACACGGCGATGGCTGCGGATACCGTGGCCAAGTTCGCCGTCACCGATCGTGACAAAGAAGCGGTCCGGGTCTCGGCGAAAAACATGGTGCGCTTCAAGCTCAACAAGTTCGACGGCATTTACGACACTTACGCGTAAAATAAGTTTGGCGTTCCGAGTTTTGAGTTTCGAGTTCCCTTCCCAACCCGTAAGGAATGGAGTGCGACTCATGAACCTGTCGAGACAAAGTCTAGCCGTGCTGTGCGCGCTAGCAAGCTTCGCCTTCAGCGCGATCGAAGGTCTTCAAGCCGCCGAGAAATCCGCCAAGCTCACGACCTTCCGCATCGCCTATGTCTCGCGCAGCACCCTCGACATGCCGTTCATGATCGCTCGCGACCGCGGCTTTTTCCGCGAGGAGGGATTGGAGCCGGAATTCGTCTTCATGAAGGCGATCCAAACCGTGCAAGCGATGCTTGCCGGCGGCGTCGACTTCGGCACGGCGACGGGAACCGCGATCAGCGCCGCGGTCAATGGCGCCGACGTGCGCGTCGTCTTTGCGCTCTCGGACAAACCGTCCTTTGAAATGATCTCGGTGCCGAGCATCACTAGCGTTGCGCAGCTACGCGGCAAGAAGATCGGCATCTCCGCGCCCGGCTCACTGACTGAAATCATCGCCAGGCAAATCCTCATCGCTAACAAGATTGCGCTGGATCAAGTGACGATGCTGCCGCTGGGCACCAGCGATATTACCTGGGTGGCGTTGAAGGCCGGCACTATCGACGCCACCATGCTGCAGATGCCGCAAAATTTTATCGCCCAGGACGAAGGCTTCAGAAAGCTTGCCGCTGGCGCCGATGTCTATCGCGCGGTTCAGGGCGGCCTGACGACGACCAAAGCGGTGATCAACGACAAACCGGAACTGGTGATCAAAGTTATCCGCGCCACGCAAAAAGCGCTGCGCTTGATGCGCAGCGACAAAAGATACGCCATCGAGTTTATTCGCGGCCCGTTCCTTGATATGGGAAAAGACCGCGACAAATACGCCGAGCGCGTTTACGACGCGGCAATGCAATACTTTCTCGTTAGCGGCACCGTCGACGAAAAGCTTCAGCGCGAGATGATCGCCACCGCCGCCCAGCGCACTAAGCTAGCTCAAGTGCCGGCGCCGGAACGGGTATTCGATTTTAGTTTCGCGCAGAAGGTCGCGGACACTCCGCGTTGACGATGGTAATCAGAAAGTAAAGGAAGCTAAATGAAATACAGCAGCGAGCGAATTCTCACGACCCACGCCGGCGCACTACCGCTGCCGGCAGATTTAAAAGAAATGCACAACGCCCAAGCTTCCGGCAATTCCGTCGACCAACAAGCGTTCACTAAACGCGTCAGCGGCGCGGTGGCGGACATCGTCAAGAAACAAATCGCCTGCGGCCTCGACATTATCAACGACGGCGAGCAGGGCAAGTCCAACTTTTCGCGCTACGCCCGCGACCGTTTGAGCGGATTCATCGAACGGGAAGTCAAAGCCAGCGATCAAGCCTCGACGATCTTCGCCCGCGACCTGACCGAGTTCAGCGACTATTTTCAAGCGCGCACGTACCACCGCGGCGACAACGTCAAGCGGGTATTTTGCAACGCGCCGCTGAAATATGTCGGCCACGAATCGTTGAAGGCGGAAATCCTCGACTTCCAAACCGCCCTGCAAGGGCTGAAATATGAAGAAGCGTTTCTGCCCGCCGTCGCCCCCGGCACCATCGAGCACTGGATGAAGAACGATCATTACGCCAACGACGAGGCTTATCTTGTCGCCATCGCCGACGCCATGCATGAAGAGTACAAAGCGATCGTCGACGCCGGCTTTCTTTTACAGATCGACGATCCGGATTTACCCGACGGCTGGCAGTTCATGTCGAAGATGACCGTGCCGGAATATCGTAAGTACGCCGAGCTGCGCGTCGAAGCATTGAATCACGGCCTGCGCGATATCCCGCCCGACCGCGTGCGTTTTCACACCTGCTGGGGCAGTTATCACGGCCCGCACAAGTATGACATCCCGCTGCGCGATATCATCGACATCATTTTAAAAGTGAACGCCGATACGATTTCCATCGAAGCCGCCAACCCGCGCCACGAACATGAATGGCGCGTTTGGGAAGAAGTAAAGTTGCCCGCCGGCAAAGTCCTGGTCCCCGGCGTCGTCGGCCACGCGACGGATATCGTCGAACATCCGCAAGCGATCGCCGACCGTTTGGTGCGCTACGCCAAGATCGTCGGCAAAGAGAACGTCATGGCCGGCACCGACTGCGGCCTCGGCCCGCGCGTCGGCAGCGCGCAAATCTGCTGGGCCAAGTTCGAAGCCATGGCCGAAGGCGCGCGGCTGGCGACCAAGGAATTGTGGGGCAAGTAATTCCGACGACGTATAGGGTCGACGCGCCGGTCGACCTAACAGCCAGACACG is a window of Deltaproteobacteria bacterium DNA encoding:
- a CDS encoding ABC transporter substrate-binding protein, with product MNLSRQSLAVLCALASFAFSAIEGLQAAEKSAKLTTFRIAYVSRSTLDMPFMIARDRGFFREEGLEPEFVFMKAIQTVQAMLAGGVDFGTATGTAISAAVNGADVRVVFALSDKPSFEMISVPSITSVAQLRGKKIGISAPGSLTEIIARQILIANKIALDQVTMLPLGTSDITWVALKAGTIDATMLQMPQNFIAQDEGFRKLAAGADVYRAVQGGLTTTKAVINDKPELVIKVIRATQKALRLMRSDKRYAIEFIRGPFLDMGKDRDKYAERVYDAAMQYFLVSGTVDEKLQREMIATAAQRTKLAQVPAPERVFDFSFAQKVADTPR